A genomic region of Zea mays cultivar B73 chromosome 6, Zm-B73-REFERENCE-NAM-5.0, whole genome shotgun sequence contains the following coding sequences:
- the LOC100280513 gene encoding bifunctional riboflavin kinase/FMN phosphatase isoform X1: MAAPKPISRLISHVILDLDGTLLNTDSVVSKVVKPFILKNGKTWDSKKAHKLVGKTPYEAAAVVLEDYGLPYSTEEFLSMITPMFSEQWCNLKPLPGANRLIKHLKTNGVPTALASNSPRCNIEAKIFFQQGWKESFSAIVGGDEVEKGKPSPNIFLEAAKRMNCAPSNCLVIEDSLPGVTGGKAAEMHVIAVPSIPKKTAEFSSADEVINSLLDVRPEKWGLPPFNDWIEGTLPIEPWFIGGPVIKGFGRGSKVLGIPTANLPAENFSDVVSEHTSGVYFGWAGLSTRGIYKMVMSIGWNPYFDNTEKTVEPWLLHNFGEDFYGEEVRLAIVGYIRPEANFPSLESLIERIHEDGRVAEKALDLPMYAKYKDSPYLRNPSKHGSSTTGGTQSEMDSK; encoded by the exons ATGGCAGCACCCAAGCCCATTTCTCGTCTTATTTCTCACGTCATTCTTGATTTGGATGGCACCCTCTTAAACACAG ATTCTGTTGTAAGTAAGGTAGTAAAACCATTTATTCTAAAGAATGGAAAAACGTGGGATAGCAAGAAAGCTCACAAGCTAGTTGGGAAGACACCTTATGAAGCTGCAGCTGTTGTTTTAGAAGACTATGGACTCCCTTACTCTACAGAAGAGTTCCTCTCGATGATTACTCCGATGTTCAGTGAGCA GTGGTGCAACTTAAAACCACTTCCAGGAGCTAATCGACTGATAAAACATTTAAAGACTAACGGGGTGCCTACTGCTTTGGCTTCAAACTCACCAAGATGTAACATAGAAGCCAAAATTTTCTTCCAACAAG GGTGGAAAGAGTCTTTCTCTGCAATTGTTGGTGGAGATGAAGTAGAGAAGGGGAAGCCATCCCCGAATAT ATTTTTGGAAGCTGCAAAGAGAATGAACTGTGCTCCTTCAAATTGCTTAGTAATAGAGGATTCCTT GCCAGGTGTTACAGGTGGAAAAGCTGCAGAAATGCATGTCATAGCTGTACCTTCAATACCCAAAAAGACTGCTGAGTTCAGTTCTGCTGATGAGGTGATCAATTCCCTCCTTGATGTGAGGCCTGAAAAGTGGGGGTTGCCACCATTTAATGATT GGATTGAAGGTACCTTACCAATAGAACCATGGTTTATTGGTGGgcctgtgatcaaaggatttggcCGTGGTTCTAAAGTACTAGGAATACCAACAG CAAATTTACCCGCGGAGAATTTTTCCGACGTAGTGTCAGAACATACATCAGGGGTATACTTTGGCTGGGCAGGACTTTCAACGCGTGGTATATATAAGATGGTTATGAGCATTGGCTGGAACCCATATTTCGACAATACCGAGAAGACAGTA GAACCTTGGCTGCTTCATAATTTCGGCGAGGACTTCTATGGCGAGGAGGTGCGCCTTGCCATCGTTGGCTACATAAGACCTGAG GCCAACTTTCCTTCGCTCGAGAGCTTGATAGAGAGAATTCACGAGGATGGAAGAGTAGCAGAGAAGGCACTAGACCTGCCAATGTATGCCAAGTACAAAGACTCGCCTTATCTGAGAAACCCTTCGAAGCACGGGAGTAGTACTACCGGTGGGACCCAGTCTGAGATGGATTCCAAGTGA